The nucleotide sequence GTTTTCTCCTAATGCTTTAAATTGAAAAGGAGTTTTCTTTAATTGAATGGCTTCTTGAAGTGTTTCAGAAAGATTTTCTATATCTGATATTGTTGTATATTTTTTCATCTGTTTAAATTTTATTGTTTTTCATCTGTCAGATGTAATTCTAATTTTAATACTTTAATAAACATATCAATATGCTTTTTTTGAACGGTTAACGGTGGAAGGATTCGTAACAGATTTGGGTTTTTAGCGCTTCCTGTAAAAATGTGATATTTATAAATAAGTGCTTTTCTTAATTCTGCAATTGGGAAATCAAATTCTAAACCTAACATTAAACCTCTTCCTTTGACCGTTTTTATTTTTGAAATAGATTTTATTTCTTCTAAAAAATATTCAGATATAGCTTTAGCATTTTTCATTAATTCTTGAACTTCCATAACTTTTAAAACCGATAGAGAAGCTATACATGCCAGATGATTTCCTCCAAAAGTAGTTCCTAGTTGCCCAAAAGAAGGCTCAATTTTAGGGTGTATTAAAATTCCTCCTATAGGAAAACCATTCCCCATTCCTTTAGCTATAGAGATAATATCTGGTTCGATATTATATTTTTGAAACGCAAAAAAATCACCTGTTCTCCCAAATCCAGATTGTACTTCATCGACTATTAAAACTGTATTATAAAATTTACAGAGCTTGCTTAAGCCTTGGTAAAAATCTGCTGTGCTCTCATCTAAACCACCAACACCTTGAATTATCTCTATAATTACTGCACAAACATCTTTTTTGCTCAATGCTTTTTCTACAGCTTCTAAATTTCCTAATTCGATAAATTCAACTTTTTGTTGTGCATTTAACGGTGCAATAATTTTTGTGTTATCTGTTGCTGCGACTGTGGCAGAAGTACGTCCATGAAATCCATTTTTAAAAGCGATAACTTTCTTTTTCCCTGTATGAAATGATGCCAATTTTAATGCATTTTCATTGGCTTCAGCTCCCGAATTACATAAAAAGAGATCATATGTCTCACATCCAGATAATTTCCCTAATCTTTTCGCTAATTCTACCTGTAAAGGGTTTTGTACAGAATTACTATAAAACCCTAATTTACTAACTTGATTACTAATATTTTTGACATATTCAGGGTGTGAATGACCAATTGAAATCACAGCATGACCTCCGTACAAATCTAGATACTCTGTTTTGTTTTTATCATACACAAAAACATCTTCTCCTTTTATTGGAGTAATATCAAATAATGGATATACATTAAATAAGTTCATGATTAAATAATTTTAAAAGTAATTTGCTTTTAATTGTAATCCTTCAGTTTCTGGAAAGTCAAACATTAAATTCATATTTTGTATCGCTTGACCTGAAGCACCTTTTAAAAGGTTATCTATAATACTTGTGATTAATAACTTGTTTTCGTGTTTGTGTAAATAAATAAAGCATTTATTTGTATTAACTACTTGCTTTAAATGCAGCTCTTTATCTGACATGATGGTAAATACAGCTCCATTATAATACGTATTGTAAATGGATTGAGCTTCTTGTAAACTACCATTAAAATTAGTGTAAGCTGTAGCAAAAATACCTCTCGAAAAATTACCTCTATTAGGCATGAAACAAATTTTAGAATGAAAACTATTCTGCAATTGATTCACTGTTTGATTCACTTCCCCTAAATGCTGGTGTGTAAAAGGTTTATAGTATGAAAAATTATTATCCCTCCACGAAAAATGTGTTGTTTTTGACAATGAAACTCCTGCTCCTGTTGCGCCTGTAACAGCGTTTACATGAACATCTTCATTTAATAGCTCTGCTTTTGCTAATGGTAATAGAGCCAGCTGTAATGCTGTAGCAAAGCAACCTGGATTTGCAATATATTTTGCTTTTGCAATTTTTTCTTTTTGTAATTCTGGTAAGCCATAAATGAATTCATTTTCTTGAAAAACAGCATCTGGTTTTAATCTAAAATCATTACTCAAATCAATGATTTTTGTATGATTTGAAAGCTGATGTGTTTCTAAAAAAGTTTTAGAATTTCCATGTCCTAAACATAAAAACAATACGTCTATATCTGAATTAACAGTATTTGTAAATTTTAAATCTGTTGTACCTAATAAATCTTGATGTACATCACTAATATAATTTCCTGCATTAGAAGTACTATATACAAAATTGATATTCACTTTTGAGTGAAAAATTAATAATCTAATTAATTCTCCAGCCGTATATCCTGCTCCTCCAATAATTCCTGCTTTTATCATAATGTGTTTACGTTTTGATATATTTTACTTTGATTCCCATAGATTTTAATAAAACCTTTGGCTTCATCTGCAGTCCATCCTTTATTTTCTTCGCCATAGCTTCCAAATTTTGCATTCATTAGATCGTGCTCTGAATTAATTCCATCTAAAGTGAAATGATATGGTTTTAGTGTTATAAATACATCTCCCGATACTTGTTTTTGACTACTCTTTAAAAAGGCTTCAATATTTCTCATCATAGGATCTAAGTATAAGCCTTCATGTAAATGTGTTCCGTACCAAT is from Flavobacteriaceae bacterium and encodes:
- a CDS encoding aminotransferase class III-fold pyridoxal phosphate-dependent enzyme, whose product is MNLFNVYPLFDITPIKGEDVFVYDKNKTEYLDLYGGHAVISIGHSHPEYVKNISNQVSKLGFYSNSVQNPLQVELAKRLGKLSGCETYDLFLCNSGAEANENALKLASFHTGKKKVIAFKNGFHGRTSATVAATDNTKIIAPLNAQQKVEFIELGNLEAVEKALSKKDVCAVIIEIIQGVGGLDESTADFYQGLSKLCKFYNTVLIVDEVQSGFGRTGDFFAFQKYNIEPDIISIAKGMGNGFPIGGILIHPKIEPSFGQLGTTFGGNHLACIASLSVLKVMEVQELMKNAKAISEYFLEEIKSISKIKTVKGRGLMLGLEFDFPIAELRKALIYKYHIFTGSAKNPNLLRILPPLTVQKKHIDMFIKVLKLELHLTDEKQ
- a CDS encoding N-acetyl-gamma-glutamyl-phosphate reductase; this translates as MIKAGIIGGAGYTAGELIRLLIFHSKVNINFVYSTSNAGNYISDVHQDLLGTTDLKFTNTVNSDIDVLFLCLGHGNSKTFLETHQLSNHTKIIDLSNDFRLKPDAVFQENEFIYGLPELQKEKIAKAKYIANPGCFATALQLALLPLAKAELLNEDVHVNAVTGATGAGVSLSKTTHFSWRDNNFSYYKPFTHQHLGEVNQTVNQLQNSFHSKICFMPNRGNFSRGIFATAYTNFNGSLQEAQSIYNTYYNGAVFTIMSDKELHLKQVVNTNKCFIYLHKHENKLLITSIIDNLLKGASGQAIQNMNLMFDFPETEGLQLKANYF